The genomic DNA GTGGCGCGATTGCAGGCGCTGCGCGAATTTCTCGATGCCTCCGGATACATCGACGCGACGCGCAAGCGGATGGCCGGCGATGCCTCGACACGATCCTACGCGCGCCTGATCCGCGACGACGAGGTCGTCATCCTCATGAACTCGCCGCAGCGGCCGGACGGCGCGGCGCTCTACAACGGCAAGTCCTACAGCGCCGCGGTACATCTCGCGGAAAACATCAAGCCGTTCGTTGCCCTCGACGAAGGCCTGTGCGAGGCAGGAATCTCCGCGCCGAAGATCCACCATTTCGATCTCGACCACGGTTTCCTGATCTCCGAGGATTTCGGCAGCGCAGGCGTGATCGAAGGCGATCCGCCGCGCCCGATCGCCGAGCGCTACGAGGCCGCAACCGATCTATTGGCCGCGCTGCACGGCAAGACGCTGCCGGAAACGTTGCCGCTGGACGGGCAGACCTATGCCATTCCCGTCTTCGACATCGAGGCGATGCTGATCGAAATCGGCTTGATGCCGGAATGGTATCTGCCCGACCGCAACGCGCCGCTGAGCGAGGCAGCGCGCGCAGAATTCTTCGCGATGTGGCGGGAGCTCTTGAAGAAGCCGCTGGCGGCACCGCGGACGTGGATCATCCGCGACTACCACTCGCCGAACTTGATCTGGCTCGCTGACCGCGACGGCATCCAACGCGTCGGCGTGATCGATTTCCAGGACACCGTGCTCGGTCCGCACTCCTACGACGTGGTGTCGCTGCTGCAGGACGCCCGCATCGACGTGCCCGAAAACATCGAGCTGACGCTGCTGTCGCGCTACATCAAGGCGCGGCGCGCGGCCGATGCCGGCTTCGAGGCGGCCGGCTTCGCCGAGCTCTACGCGATCATGTCGGCGCAGCGGAACACGCGGCTGCTCGGCACCTTCGCCCGCCTCAACCGCCGCGACGGCAAGCCGCATTATTTGCGTCACCAGCCGCGGATCTGGACCTATCTGCAGCGCTCGCTGGCCCATCCCGCGCTGAGTGCCTTGCGCGACTGGTATCTCGCCAACGTCCCGCCTCCTCAGGCCTGATTAACGACCCGATTTACCGGCCGTTAGCCAAGATGTCGCTATTCTGACGGCGAGGGAGCCGGATGATTACGGGGCTGGAGCAGGGCAGATGGCGGCGAAAGCGGATCAGCGCGGAAATAGCAGGGTCGTTTTCGAGCGTGGGATTCCGGCCCAGATGATGGGTATCGACGGGACATGGCGGCGCGAATGCACCATGGAGGATGTCTCCGATAGCGGCGCCAAGCTGACCATCGACGGCTCGGTCGAAGGCCTGCACCTGAAAGAGTTCTTTCTGCTGCTGTCGTCCACCGGACTGGCCTACCGGCGCTGCGAGCTTGCCTGGGTCAATGGCGACCAGATCGGCGTCAATTTCCTCAAAGTGGGCGACAAGAAGAAAAAGGTGCGTTCCACAGCCGTCGGGGCATGACGGCAACACCCGTCGTACAACCGTCACGGCGGGTGGCTAAGGCGGTTGAGATGCGGTGCGGCCAGTCCTGGCTCATGCTAGGATTGCCGCGAAAGCGAAATCAAGGAATCTGAGAAAGCGAAGGATGTCCGTCAAGCCGACCAAAGCCATGGTGCTCGCCGCAGGGTTCGGCCTGCGCATGCGTCCGCTGACGGACAAGATGCCGAAGCCGATGGTGCCGGTCGCCGGCCAGCCGTTACTCGATCACGTACTCGACAAGCTCGGCCAGGCCGGCGTGAGCGAGGCCGTGGTCAACGTGCATTACCTGCCGGATCAGATCATCGATCACACGGCCTCGCGCCAGCATCCGCGCGTCACCATCTCCGACGAACGCGACCAGGTGCTGGGCACCGGAGGCGGCGTGGTCAAGGCGCTGCCGCTGCTCGGTGATGCGCCATTCTATCATGTCAATTCCGACACGCTCTGGATCGACGGCGTGCGCTCCAATCTGACGCGGCTCGCTGAAAATTTCGACCCCGCGCGCATGGACATCCTGCTGCTGATGGCGCCGACCGCAACCAGCATCGGCTATAGCGGCCGCGGCGATTACGGCATGCTGCCCGACGGCGCCCTGCGCAAGCGCAAGGAAAAAGAGGTCGTCCCATTCGTCTATGCCGGCGCGGCGATCCTGTCGCCCGCGATCTTCGCAGGCGCGCCGCAGGGTGAGTTCTCGCTGACCAAGATGTTCGACCGCGCCAACGAGCAGGAGCGGCTGTTCGGCCTCCGCCTCGACGGCGTCTGGATGCATGTCGGCACGCCCGATGCAGTCCATGCCGCGGAAGAAGCGTTCCTGGAGAGCGTGGCGTAAGCGCTTCCGTGTCCTGGACGCGGTGCGACGCCATAAGCGCGTTTACGCGCGTCTTCGACACGCTATGGTGCCGCGCCGCAGAGCCGGCACCCACTCGATCCTCCCTCACGGAACGAAGCAGCGTGGGCCCCGGCTCAGCAGCGCATCACTGCGTGCTGCGCAGCGTCCGGGGCACGAGCGGTGGCTCGCACGAACAACGGGGACTATCTACCCTCCACCCATGACCATTTGACCCCGCCTCCTTATATTGGCGCCTGATCCACCGAATCAGGCAGCTCATGCGCGTCTTCAGCGTTCCCCTCTCAGTTCCGTTCCTGCGCACGGTCGTCACGGCCCTGCTCGAGGGGCGGCTGGTCGAGGGATTCGAGGCGCGCAAGGAACCGGCGCGCCTGGCGGACGCCACGCTGTATTTACCGACCCGGCGCGCCATGCGCGTCGTGCGCGAGATCTTCCTCGACGAGATGAAGGCGGATGCGGTGGTGCTGCCGCGCATCGTCGCGCTCGGTGACATCGACGAGGACGAGCTCGCTTTCGCTGACGAGGGCGAGCAATTCTCCGGCACGACGCCCCTCGAGATTCCGCCGCGGCTCGGCGAGCTCGAACGGCGGCTGACGCTGGCGCAGCTCGTCGCGGCCTGGGCCAAGGGCCCGGTGCTGGCGCCGTTGGTGGTCGGTGGACCCGCCTCGACGCTCGCGCTCGCCGGCGATCTCGCGCGCCTCATCGACGACATGGTCACGCGCGGCGTCGACTGGAGCGCGCTCGACGGCCTCGTGCCTGACAACCTCGATCGCTATTGGCAGCACTCGCTCGAATTCTTGCGCATCGCGCGCATCGCCTGGCCCGCTCATCTCGCCGAGATCAACCGGATCGAGCCCGCGGCGCGGCGCGATCTCCTGATCGCGGCGGAAGCCAAACGGCTGACCGCGCATCCAAGCGGGCCGGTGATCGCGGCGGGATCGACCGGCTCGATGCCGGCCACCGCGAAATTCCTGCACGCGGTCGCGCAACTAGCCCATGGCGCCGTGGTGCTGCCGGGCCTCGACACCGATCTCGACGAGGACGCCTGGCGGACCATCGGTGGCGTGCGCGATGCGCTCGGCAAATTCGTGGAGCATCCGGCCTCGAACCATCCGCAATATGCCATGCACGCGCTGTTGCAGCGCTTCGGCATCAAGCGCACCGACGTCGAGATCCTTCAGCCGCCGACTGAGGGCGGCCGCGACCTGCTCGCATCGGAATCGATGCGCCCGTCGGCCAAGACGGAAGTCTGGCACGACCGGCTGAAGCAGCCTGATGTCGCAGCGAAGATCTCAGGCGGCATGAACAATCTTGCGGTCGTCGAGGCTCCCAATCCTGAAATGGAAGCGCTCGCCATCGCCATTGCGATGCGTGAGGCGCGACATCTCGACAAATCCGCCGCGCTGGTGACGCCCGACCGCGCGCTGGCGCGACGGGTGATGGCGGCGCTGACCCGGTGGGGGCTCAGTTTCGACGATTCCGGCGGCGATGTGCTGATGGAAACCTCGGCCGGAATCTTCGCGCGCCTTGCGGCAGAGGCGGCGACGAAGGGGTTGGAGCCACCGACGCTGCTGGCGCTGCTGAAGCATCCGCTGTGCCGGCTCGGACGCGCGGGCGGCGCATGGAAGGCGACGATCGAAGACCTCGAACTCGCGGTCTTGCGTGGCACGCGTCCGCCTGCCGGCACCGCCGGCCTGCTGCGCGAATTCAACCGCTTTCGCGAGGAGCTTGCAAAACTGGGGCGCCGTGAGGTTTCCGCACTTCATAAATCCGAGCCCCGCGCGCGTCTCAAGGCCGAGGATCTCGATGGCATCCAGGCGCTGATCGGCGTTTTGCAGAAGGTGCTGGCGCCGATCGAGAGCCTGGCCTCAGCGAAACCATATGACTTTGCCGAACTGGCACACCGGCACCGTGAGATCATGATCGAGCTGTCGCGCGACGAGCAGGGCATCCCACTCGCTTTCGAGGACCGCGAGGGCCTCGCGCTCGCCAGCGCCCTCGACGATCTCCTGCGCGGCGGCACGACCAGCGGATTGATGGTGCAGCTGCCCGACTATCCCGACGTCTTCCAGACCGCCTTCGGCGATCGCGCGGTGCGACGGCGCGACAAGCCCGGCGCGAGGCTGCAGATCTACGGCCCCCTGGAATCGCGCTTGATGCAGGCCGACCGCATCATCGTCGGCGGCCTGATCGAGGGCGTCTGGCCGCCGGCGCCTCGCATCGATCCCTGGCTGAGCCGGCCGATGCGGCACGAGCTCGGCCTCGATCTGCCGGAGCGCCGCATCGGCCTCTCCGCCCATGACTTCGCGCAACTGCTGGGCGGCGTCGAGGTCATCCTCACCCATTCCGCCAAGGCGGGCGGCGCGCCCGCGGTGGCCTCGCGCTTCCTGCACCGGCTCGAGGCGGTCGCGGGCGACGAGCTCTGGAAGGCCGCCATTCGCGCCGGTGAGACGTATGTGCGATTTGCAAACAGGCTGGATCAGCCCGACAAGGTCGAGCCGATCAAGCAGCCCGAGCCGCGGCCGCCGCGCGCGACGCGGCCGCTGAGAATGTCGGTCACCGCGATCGAGGACTGGCTGCGCGATCCCTACACGATCTACGCAAAACACATCTTGCGGCTGGATGCGCTCGATCCCGTCGACATGCCCTTGTCGGCCGCCGACCGTGGCTCTGCGATCCACGAAGCGCTTGGTGAGTTCACCAAGTCCTATGCTTCGTCTCTGCCCGACGATCCCGCCCGTGTGCTGCGCGAGATCGGCGAAAAGCACTTCGCACCTTTGATGGAACGTCCCGAGGCGCGAGCGCTGTGGTGGCCGCGCTTCCAGCGCATCGCGCGCTGGTTCGGTGAATGGGAGACCGCGCGCCGCGAGGCGATCGAGGCGGTCACCGCAGAAACCCGCGGCGAGATCTCGATCCCACTCGACAATGCGCGCACGTTCTATCTCTCCGCGCGCGCCGACCGCATCGAGCGGCGCCAGGGCGGCAGCTACGCCATCCTCGACTACAAGACCGGGCAGCCACCGACCGGCAAGCAGGTGCGCATGGGCCTGTCGCCGCAGCTGACGCTGGAGGCCGCGATCCTGCGCGAAGGCGGCTTCGCTGATATCGACGCGGGCTCGTCAGTGAGCCAGCTCGTCTATGTGCGCGTGAGCGGCAACAACCCGCCGGGCGAGGAGCGCATTCTCGAGCTCAGATATCGGCAGAGCGACGCACAGCAGCCGCCTGACACGGCGGCCGCGGAAGCACGCGCCAAGCTGGAGGCGCTGATCCGCGCCTTCGAGGACGAGAACCAGCCCTACACCTCGCTGAACCTGCCGATGTGGACGAACCGCTACGGCGCCTATGACGACCTCGCCCGGATCAAGGAATGGTCGGCCGCGGGCGGATTGGGGATCGAGGAATGGTGAAGGCACCGCGCCCCATCCCCGACGAGGTGCGTGCGCGGCAGGCGCGCGCGTCGGATCCGACCGCCTCGGCCTTCGTGTCGGCCAATGCCGGCTCGGGCAAGACCCATGTGCTGGTGCAGCGCGTGATCCGCCTCTTGCTGTCGGGCGTGCCGCCGGAAAAGATCCTCTGCATCACCTTCACCAAGGCCGCCGCCGCCAACATGGCCGAGCGCGTGTTCACCACGCTCGGGCATTGGGTGACGCTGGATGACCCCGCGCTCGACGCGGCGATCCGCGCGGTCGGCATCCCGCATCCCAATGCAAAGCTGCGCCGTGACGCGCGAAAGCTGTTTGCTTGCGCGCTGGAGACGCCGGGCGGCTTGAAGGTGCAGACCATCCACGCGCTGTGCACGCGCCTGCTGCAGCAATTCCCGTTCGAGGCCAACGTGCCTGCGCGCTTCTCCGTCATCGACGAGCGCGACCAGAACGACATGATGGAGCGCGCCAATCTGAAGGTACTGCTGGAGGCCGCGCGCGATCCCGAGAGCGTCACCGGCCGCGCCTTGCTGACCGCGATGGCGAGCGCCGCCGACGTCACCTTCAAGGAGGTCGTGCGCGAGGCCTGTCTCAGCCGCGATCATTTCATGGCCTGGACAGACGGGGCCGGCAACGCGGAAGCTGCTGCCGCGCAGATGGCGGCGGCGCTGGGCGTCGATGCCGGGGACCGGATCGAGGACGTCGAGACGGAGATTCTCGATGGGCCCTATTTGCCGCGCTCGCGCTGGGACGACATCGCCTTTTCGCTGGAGGACGGCAGCAAGTCCGACAATGACCAGGCTGGCCGGCTCCGCGAAGCCAAGATATTTTCCGGCAGCGCGCAGGTTGACGCCTATCTCGGGGTCTTCCTCACCGACGAAAAGCTGCCGCGCAAGACGCTGCTGACCAAGAAATTTTGTGATCATAATCCCTCCGTCGCCCGCCTGTTCGAGGCGGAGGCGCAGCGCGTGAGCGGATTGGTCGAGAAGCGCCGCGCCGTGACCATGCGCGACCGCACCGCAGCCTTGCTGCATATCGCGACCGCGGCCGCCGCAAACTATCGCCGCGAAAAGCAGGAGCGCGGCCTGCTCGACTACGACGATCTCATCGACAAGACGCTGGCGATGCTCGACCGCATCTCCTCGGGCTGGGTGCATTACAAGCTCGATCGCGGTGTCGACCACGTCCTGATCGACGAGGCCCAGGACACCAGCCCGCGGCAATGGGACATCGTCGCCCACATCATCTCCGAGTTCACCGCCGGCGAAGGCGCGCGCGAGGGATTGAACCGCACCATCTTCGCGGTCGGCGACGAAAAACAGTCGATCTTCTCGTTCCAGGGCGCCGCGCCGCACGAATTCGACGCGCGCCGGCGCGAGCTGCACCGCAAATTCACCGCCGCCGGGCTGAAATTCGACCCCGTTGCTTTCACCTATTCGTTCCGCTCGGGCGCCACCATCCTGCACTCGGTCGACCACGTCTTCCGCGATCCCCAGATCTACAAGAGCATCCATTCGGTCGAGATCGGCCACCCCCTGCACAATGCACTCGCTGACGCCGGCCCCAGCGTGATCGAGCTGTGGGATCTTGCCGAGGCCGACGACCGGCAGGAGATCGAGGGCTGGCGCGCGCCGTTCGACGGCGTTGCCGCCACGAGCCCCGAGGTCAAGCTGGCGCGCCGCATCCAGGCCGAGATCAAGCGGCTGGTTGAGAGCGGCACGCTGACGGGACACGAAGGCGAGCGCCGGCCTCTGCGTTACGGCGACATGCTGATCCTGGTTCGCCGGCGCGGCAATGCGTTCGACGCGGTGATCCAGGCGCTGAAGCACGCGGGCGTGCCCGTCGCCGGCGCCGACCGGCTCAAACTCACCGAGCATATCGCGATCATCGATTTGATGAACCTCGCGGACGCTCTGCTGCTGCCGCAGGACGATCTCGCGCTCGCGGTGGCGCTGAAGAGCCCGCTGTTCGGACTCGACGACGACGACCTGTTCCAGCTGGCCCATGACCGCAAGGGGTCGCTGCGCCGCGCGCTCGGCGAGCACGCCGTCGGCAACGAGAAGTTCGCGACCGCGCTGCGTCGCCTGGAAGCCTGCGAGATGTGGGCGCGCGAGGAGACGCCGTTCGCCTTCTACGCCTGGCTGCTCGGCGGCGACGGTGGCCGCGCCCGCATGCTGCGCCGGCTCGGTCACGAAGCCAACGACGCGCTCGACGAGTTCCTGGAGCTGGCGCTGAACTACGAGCGCAAGGCGCCGGCCTCGCTGCAGGGCTTCATGGCGTGGCTGCGCTCGGCCGACACCGAGGTGAAGCGCGACATGGAGATCTCGCGCGACGAGGTGCGGGTGATGACCGTGCACGGCGCCAAGGGTCTCGAAGCCTCCGTCGTGTTCATGGTCGACACCACGTCGTCGCCCGCGGACTCGCAGCGGGTCCGGCTGATCCACGTGCCGCGCGGCAATGGCGGCGAGGTCGTGGTCTGGGCCGGCCGCAAGGCCGACGATCCCAAGCCGGTCGCGGACGCACGCAAGGCGATGATCGACGAGACCGAGGACGAATATCGCCGCCTGCTCTATGTCGCGATGACGCGCGCGGCAGACCGGCTGATTGTCGGCGGCTGCATGCCCGGCAACATGAAGACGGTCCGCAAGCTCAGCTGGTACGATTTGGTCGACACCGGGCTCGCCGGCTCCGGTCTGGACAAGCAGGTGATCGAGACGCCGCTCGGCAAGGTGACCCGATTCGCCCGGCCGGAGGATGTGGCGGCGCTGGGCACGCCGGCGGCATCCGTGGACCAGACCGTTGCCCTCCCCGATTGGCTACGGGAGGCGGCGCCACGCGAGACCACCGACGATGACATGGTGCGCCCGTCGGGTCAGCCGGCCGACGAAGGCCGCAGCGTGCGATCCGGCGAATCGGTGCAGTCCCGCGCGCTCGCATTGCAACGCGGCACGCTGGTGCATCGGCTGCTGCAATCCCTCCCCGACATCGCCGTCGAGCGGCGTCGCGAGGCGGCCCTCGGCTTCATGGCGCGCAATGCCGCGGACTGGACCGACGCCGATCGCACCGCACTGGCCGACAAGGTGCTCGCTTTGATCACTGAACCGCGCTTTGCGCCGGTCTTTGCCGCCGGCAGCCGGGCGGAAGTCGCCATCGCCGGCCGGCTGGAGCGGCCGGGCCGCCCGCCGGCCTTGGTGTCGGGGCAGATCGATCGGCTGGTCGTGCGTTCGGATGAGGTTTTGATCGTCGATTTCAAGACCAATCAGGCGGCGCCTGCGAGCGCGGCTCAGGCGCCCGTCGCCTATGTCCGGCAACTTGCGCTGTACCGGGCGGTGCTGGCGCGGCTTTATCCCCAAAAGCCCATCCGGGCCGTTCTGCTCTGGACCGAGGCCCTTGAATATATGGAGATTTCAGCCCCCGCGCTGGACGCGGCGCTGGCATCCCTTCATCTCGGTGTGAGCGTCCTTGACCCGGCAAGAAGCCGTTCATAGGTTCACCCCATGATCCCGGGCGCGATTCCAGGTCGCGCCGATTCTTTCAACCCGTGTGAGGTACTCCCAATGGCCGTTAGCAAGGTTTCCGACGCCGATTTCGAAGCCGAAGTGCTCAAGGCGAACGGCCCCGTGGTCGTCGATTTCTGGGCGGAGTGGTGCGGCCCGTGCCGCATGATCGCACCCGCGCTCGACGAGATCGCCGGCGCGATGGGCGACAAGGTCAAGATCGTGAAGCTCAACGTCGACGAGAGCCCGAAGACCGCCTCGAAGTACGGCGTGATGTCGATCCCCACCCTGATGATCTTCAAGGGCGGCGAGATGGCCTCCC from Bradyrhizobium sp. CCBAU 53351 includes the following:
- the tsaE gene encoding tRNA (adenosine(37)-N6)-threonylcarbamoyltransferase complex ATPase subunit type 1 TsaE produces the protein MTEPTKLSVALHNETATAQLMADLALLVGPGDVITLTGDLGAGKTAAARSLIRYLASDEELEVPSPTFTLVQGYELPPFPVLHADLYRVEDESELEEIGLSPLPDATLVLIEWPERAPSAVPQDRIDIALTHRPALGSNARAADIAGYGKGAATVARLQALREFLDASGYIDATRKRMAGDASTRSYARLIRDDEVVILMNSPQRPDGAALYNGKSYSAAVHLAENIKPFVALDEGLCEAGISAPKIHHFDLDHGFLISEDFGSAGVIEGDPPRPIAERYEAATDLLAALHGKTLPETLPLDGQTYAIPVFDIEAMLIEIGLMPEWYLPDRNAPLSEAARAEFFAMWRELLKKPLAAPRTWIIRDYHSPNLIWLADRDGIQRVGVIDFQDTVLGPHSYDVVSLLQDARIDVPENIELTLLSRYIKARRAADAGFEAAGFAELYAIMSAQRNTRLLGTFARLNRRDGKPHYLRHQPRIWTYLQRSLAHPALSALRDWYLANVPPPQA
- a CDS encoding PilZ domain-containing protein; this translates as MAAKADQRGNSRVVFERGIPAQMMGIDGTWRRECTMEDVSDSGAKLTIDGSVEGLHLKEFFLLLSSTGLAYRRCELAWVNGDQIGVNFLKVGDKKKKVRSTAVGA
- a CDS encoding nucleotidyltransferase family protein, translating into MSVKPTKAMVLAAGFGLRMRPLTDKMPKPMVPVAGQPLLDHVLDKLGQAGVSEAVVNVHYLPDQIIDHTASRQHPRVTISDERDQVLGTGGGVVKALPLLGDAPFYHVNSDTLWIDGVRSNLTRLAENFDPARMDILLLMAPTATSIGYSGRGDYGMLPDGALRKRKEKEVVPFVYAGAAILSPAIFAGAPQGEFSLTKMFDRANEQERLFGLRLDGVWMHVGTPDAVHAAEEAFLESVA
- the addB gene encoding double-strand break repair protein AddB gives rise to the protein MRVFSVPLSVPFLRTVVTALLEGRLVEGFEARKEPARLADATLYLPTRRAMRVVREIFLDEMKADAVVLPRIVALGDIDEDELAFADEGEQFSGTTPLEIPPRLGELERRLTLAQLVAAWAKGPVLAPLVVGGPASTLALAGDLARLIDDMVTRGVDWSALDGLVPDNLDRYWQHSLEFLRIARIAWPAHLAEINRIEPAARRDLLIAAEAKRLTAHPSGPVIAAGSTGSMPATAKFLHAVAQLAHGAVVLPGLDTDLDEDAWRTIGGVRDALGKFVEHPASNHPQYAMHALLQRFGIKRTDVEILQPPTEGGRDLLASESMRPSAKTEVWHDRLKQPDVAAKISGGMNNLAVVEAPNPEMEALAIAIAMREARHLDKSAALVTPDRALARRVMAALTRWGLSFDDSGGDVLMETSAGIFARLAAEAATKGLEPPTLLALLKHPLCRLGRAGGAWKATIEDLELAVLRGTRPPAGTAGLLREFNRFREELAKLGRREVSALHKSEPRARLKAEDLDGIQALIGVLQKVLAPIESLASAKPYDFAELAHRHREIMIELSRDEQGIPLAFEDREGLALASALDDLLRGGTTSGLMVQLPDYPDVFQTAFGDRAVRRRDKPGARLQIYGPLESRLMQADRIIVGGLIEGVWPPAPRIDPWLSRPMRHELGLDLPERRIGLSAHDFAQLLGGVEVILTHSAKAGGAPAVASRFLHRLEAVAGDELWKAAIRAGETYVRFANRLDQPDKVEPIKQPEPRPPRATRPLRMSVTAIEDWLRDPYTIYAKHILRLDALDPVDMPLSAADRGSAIHEALGEFTKSYASSLPDDPARVLREIGEKHFAPLMERPEARALWWPRFQRIARWFGEWETARREAIEAVTAETRGEISIPLDNARTFYLSARADRIERRQGGSYAILDYKTGQPPTGKQVRMGLSPQLTLEAAILREGGFADIDAGSSVSQLVYVRVSGNNPPGEERILELRYRQSDAQQPPDTAAAEARAKLEALIRAFEDENQPYTSLNLPMWTNRYGAYDDLARIKEWSAAGGLGIEEW
- the addA gene encoding double-strand break repair helicase AddA, coding for MVKAPRPIPDEVRARQARASDPTASAFVSANAGSGKTHVLVQRVIRLLLSGVPPEKILCITFTKAAAANMAERVFTTLGHWVTLDDPALDAAIRAVGIPHPNAKLRRDARKLFACALETPGGLKVQTIHALCTRLLQQFPFEANVPARFSVIDERDQNDMMERANLKVLLEAARDPESVTGRALLTAMASAADVTFKEVVREACLSRDHFMAWTDGAGNAEAAAAQMAAALGVDAGDRIEDVETEILDGPYLPRSRWDDIAFSLEDGSKSDNDQAGRLREAKIFSGSAQVDAYLGVFLTDEKLPRKTLLTKKFCDHNPSVARLFEAEAQRVSGLVEKRRAVTMRDRTAALLHIATAAAANYRREKQERGLLDYDDLIDKTLAMLDRISSGWVHYKLDRGVDHVLIDEAQDTSPRQWDIVAHIISEFTAGEGAREGLNRTIFAVGDEKQSIFSFQGAAPHEFDARRRELHRKFTAAGLKFDPVAFTYSFRSGATILHSVDHVFRDPQIYKSIHSVEIGHPLHNALADAGPSVIELWDLAEADDRQEIEGWRAPFDGVAATSPEVKLARRIQAEIKRLVESGTLTGHEGERRPLRYGDMLILVRRRGNAFDAVIQALKHAGVPVAGADRLKLTEHIAIIDLMNLADALLLPQDDLALAVALKSPLFGLDDDDLFQLAHDRKGSLRRALGEHAVGNEKFATALRRLEACEMWAREETPFAFYAWLLGGDGGRARMLRRLGHEANDALDEFLELALNYERKAPASLQGFMAWLRSADTEVKRDMEISRDEVRVMTVHGAKGLEASVVFMVDTTSSPADSQRVRLIHVPRGNGGEVVVWAGRKADDPKPVADARKAMIDETEDEYRRLLYVAMTRAADRLIVGGCMPGNMKTVRKLSWYDLVDTGLAGSGLDKQVIETPLGKVTRFARPEDVAALGTPAASVDQTVALPDWLREAAPRETTDDDMVRPSGQPADEGRSVRSGESVQSRALALQRGTLVHRLLQSLPDIAVERRREAALGFMARNAADWTDADRTALADKVLALITEPRFAPVFAAGSRAEVAIAGRLERPGRPPALVSGQIDRLVVRSDEVLIVDFKTNQAAPASAAQAPVAYVRQLALYRAVLARLYPQKPIRAVLLWTEALEYMEISAPALDAALASLHLGVSVLDPARSRS
- the trxA gene encoding thioredoxin, whose amino-acid sequence is MAVSKVSDADFEAEVLKANGPVVVDFWAEWCGPCRMIAPALDEIAGAMGDKVKIVKLNVDESPKTASKYGVMSIPTLMIFKGGEMASRQVGAAPKAKLQQWITSAV